Proteins from a single region of Streptomyces sp. TN58:
- a CDS encoding DUF4442 domain-containing protein → MSADQMNVGELLAATVPMARTLNLEFLETTPERAVVRLPDQPDYHNHVGGPHAGAMFTLAESASGAIVLAAFGDQLSRAVPLAVKAEIGYKKLAKGVVTATATLGRPAAEVVAELDAGGRPEFPVTIAIQREDEAVTGEMTVIWTLRPNA, encoded by the coding sequence ATGAGCGCAGACCAGATGAACGTGGGCGAACTGCTCGCCGCGACCGTGCCGATGGCCCGGACCCTGAACCTCGAATTCCTGGAGACCACCCCCGAGCGCGCGGTCGTCCGGCTCCCCGACCAGCCCGACTACCACAACCACGTCGGCGGCCCGCACGCCGGCGCCATGTTCACCCTCGCCGAGTCCGCGAGCGGCGCCATCGTCCTGGCCGCCTTCGGCGACCAGCTCTCCCGGGCCGTACCCCTCGCCGTGAAGGCCGAGATCGGCTACAAGAAGCTCGCCAAGGGCGTCGTCACCGCCACCGCCACGCTCGGCCGCCCGGCCGCGGAGGTCGTCGCCGAACTCGACGCCGGCGGCCGCCCCGAGTTCCCCGTCACCATCGCCATCCAGCGCGAGGACGAGGCCGTCACCGGCGAAATGACCGTCATCTGGACCCTCCGCCCGAACGCCTGA
- a CDS encoding MFS transporter, with amino-acid sequence MSSPSDAPRRTPEPRRTRSRPEWAGRNYTLLTGAAVVTNLGSHGALIASAFAVLEAGGSGGDVGLVAAARTLPLVVFLLVGGAVADRLPRHRVMVAANALNCVSQGLFALLVLTGDPQLWQMMLLTALCGTGTAFFNPAAEGMLLSTVSGEHANRAFALFRMAMNGAGIGGAALGGAMIAAMGPGWVLAVDAAAFAIAGALRAFLDVSRAPDRAKGGGLLADLREGWVEFHTRPWLWSIVLQFSVVVAVVGAAEAVYGPLVARDRLGGPAPWGLALALFGIGTIAGAVLMMVWKPRRLLLVGTLCVFPLALPSAGLAVPLPVWGLCAVMFVSGAAIEVFGVNWMTTMHQEIPEEKFSRVSAYDWFGSVSMLPLATALAGPVESAFGRTEALWGCASLVVLVTALVLLVPDVRRMTRKPSVHKGGGPISDKDAPASSTSASSLTPG; translated from the coding sequence GTGAGTTCTCCCTCCGACGCCCCGCGCCGTACGCCCGAGCCCCGCCGCACCCGCAGCCGGCCTGAGTGGGCCGGCCGCAACTACACCCTGCTCACGGGTGCCGCGGTGGTCACCAACCTCGGCAGCCACGGGGCGCTCATCGCCTCCGCCTTCGCGGTCCTGGAGGCCGGCGGCTCCGGTGGTGACGTGGGCCTGGTCGCGGCCGCCCGCACCCTGCCGCTCGTCGTCTTCCTGCTCGTCGGCGGCGCCGTCGCCGACCGGCTGCCGCGCCATCGCGTGATGGTCGCCGCCAACGCCCTGAACTGCGTCTCGCAGGGGCTGTTCGCGCTGCTCGTCCTCACCGGCGACCCGCAGCTGTGGCAGATGATGCTGCTGACCGCCCTGTGCGGCACCGGTACGGCCTTCTTCAACCCCGCCGCCGAGGGCATGCTGCTGTCCACCGTCTCCGGCGAGCACGCCAACCGCGCCTTCGCCCTCTTCCGCATGGCCATGAACGGCGCCGGCATCGGCGGAGCCGCCCTCGGCGGGGCGATGATCGCCGCGATGGGCCCGGGCTGGGTGCTGGCCGTCGACGCCGCGGCGTTCGCGATCGCCGGGGCGCTGCGCGCCTTCCTCGACGTCAGCCGTGCGCCGGACCGGGCCAAGGGCGGCGGGCTGCTGGCCGACCTGCGCGAAGGCTGGGTGGAGTTCCACACCCGGCCCTGGCTGTGGAGCATCGTGCTCCAGTTCTCCGTCGTCGTCGCCGTCGTCGGAGCCGCGGAGGCAGTCTACGGTCCGCTGGTCGCCCGGGACCGGCTGGGCGGACCGGCGCCCTGGGGCCTGGCCCTGGCACTGTTCGGCATCGGCACCATCGCCGGCGCCGTGCTGATGATGGTGTGGAAACCGCGGCGGCTGCTGCTCGTCGGCACTCTGTGCGTGTTCCCGCTGGCGCTGCCGTCGGCGGGTCTGGCGGTACCCCTGCCGGTGTGGGGCCTGTGCGCGGTGATGTTCGTCAGCGGGGCCGCGATCGAGGTCTTCGGCGTGAACTGGATGACGACCATGCACCAGGAGATCCCGGAGGAGAAGTTCTCCCGGGTCTCCGCCTACGACTGGTTCGGCTCGGTCTCGATGCTCCCGCTGGCCACGGCCCTGGCCGGCCCGGTCGAGTCCGCCTTCGGCCGCACCGAGGCCCTGTGGGGCTGCGCGAGCCTGGTGGTCCTGGTCACCGCTCTCGTCCTGCTGGTCCCGGACGTGCGCCGGATGACGCGCAAGCCGTCCGTCCACAAGGGCGGCGGCCCGATCTCCGACAAGGACGCGCCCGCGTCCTCGACCTCGGCGTCCAGCCTCACCCCAGGCTGA
- a CDS encoding spermidine synthase: MPDIDGERAWLLTVDGAPQSHVDLDDPQHLEFEYVRRLAHVLDCAADPGLPLDLVHLGGGALTLPRYAAATRPGSRQAVVEFDAGLVELVTGHLPLPEGSGITLHTADARAWLEAAPAESADVVVADVFGGSRVPAQLTSLEYAREAARVLRPGGLYAANLADGAPFDFLRSQLANFAALFAELALVAEPSVLRGRRFGNAVLLASDTPLDVVALARRCASDAFPARVEYGDGLARLVRGAAVVSDADAAPSPAPPEGAFSLG; this comes from the coding sequence ATGCCGGACATCGACGGGGAACGGGCCTGGCTGCTCACCGTCGACGGCGCCCCGCAGTCCCATGTGGACCTGGACGATCCGCAGCACCTGGAGTTCGAGTATGTACGCCGCCTCGCGCACGTCCTGGACTGCGCGGCGGACCCGGGGCTGCCCCTGGACCTCGTGCACCTGGGCGGAGGCGCGCTCACCCTGCCCCGCTACGCCGCGGCCACCCGGCCCGGGTCCCGGCAGGCGGTGGTCGAGTTCGACGCCGGCCTGGTGGAGCTGGTCACGGGGCACCTGCCGCTGCCGGAGGGATCGGGGATCACCCTGCACACCGCCGACGCCCGGGCCTGGCTGGAGGCCGCGCCCGCGGAGAGCGCGGACGTGGTGGTGGCCGACGTGTTCGGCGGCTCCCGGGTGCCGGCGCAGCTGACCTCGCTGGAGTACGCGCGGGAGGCCGCACGGGTGCTGCGGCCCGGCGGGCTGTACGCGGCGAACCTGGCGGACGGGGCGCCGTTCGACTTCCTGCGGAGCCAACTGGCCAACTTCGCCGCGCTCTTCGCGGAGCTCGCGCTCGTCGCCGAGCCGTCGGTGCTCCGCGGACGGCGCTTCGGCAACGCCGTGCTGCTGGCCTCCGACACCCCGCTGGACGTGGTGGCCCTGGCCCGGCGGTGCGCGTCCGACGCCTTTCCCGCCCGGGTCGAGTACGGCGACGGCCTGGCCCGCCTGGTCAGAGGTGCGGCAGTCGTCTCCGACGCGGACGCCGCTCCCTCGCCCGCTCCGCCGGAGGGCGCCTTCAGCCTGGGGTGA
- a CDS encoding patatin-like phospholipase family protein has translation MGGDTALVLGGGGLTGVGWECGIIYGLARAGVDLTTADLVVGTSAGSVVGAQLTSGRFSAQELYERQLGDAAGEAAAKLGAGVIARYALAMARSRRDPAAYRRRLGAMALAADTGPEAERRKVLAARLASDEWPQRRLVVTAVDALSGELRAFDHESGCGLVDAVAASCAVPGVWPPVTVGERRFIDGGVRSATNADLAAGYARVVIIAPIALGSGLVPAPAAQAARLREAGAQVLLITPSATAREAFGRNVLDPARRDPAARAGLAQAPEHAAEAAAVWSGRAA, from the coding sequence ATGGGCGGCGACACGGCACTGGTGCTCGGCGGCGGCGGACTGACCGGCGTCGGCTGGGAGTGCGGGATCATCTACGGGCTCGCCCGCGCGGGCGTGGACCTCACCACCGCCGACCTCGTCGTCGGCACCTCGGCCGGATCGGTGGTCGGCGCCCAGCTCACCTCGGGACGGTTCAGCGCGCAGGAGCTGTACGAGCGGCAGCTGGGCGACGCCGCCGGGGAGGCCGCCGCCAAGCTGGGCGCCGGCGTCATCGCCCGCTACGCGCTGGCGATGGCGCGCTCGCGCCGCGACCCGGCCGCCTACCGCCGGCGGTTGGGAGCCATGGCCCTGGCCGCCGACACCGGCCCCGAGGCGGAACGCCGCAAGGTGCTGGCGGCCCGGCTGGCCTCCGACGAGTGGCCGCAGCGCAGGCTCGTCGTCACCGCGGTCGACGCGCTCAGCGGTGAGCTGAGGGCCTTCGACCACGAGAGCGGCTGCGGGCTGGTCGACGCGGTCGCGGCGAGCTGTGCGGTGCCCGGCGTATGGCCCCCGGTGACGGTGGGAGAGCGCCGCTTCATCGACGGGGGCGTGCGCTCCGCCACCAACGCCGACCTCGCCGCCGGGTACGCACGCGTGGTGATCATCGCCCCGATCGCTCTCGGCTCCGGACTCGTCCCGGCACCGGCCGCGCAGGCGGCCCGGCTGCGCGAGGCGGGGGCCCAGGTGCTGCTCATCACCCCCTCGGCCACGGCCCGCGAGGCTTTCGGGCGCAACGTCCTGGACCCGGCACGGCGCGACCCGGCAGCCCGCGCCGGCCTGGCGCAGGCCCCGGAGCACGCGGCCGAGGCGGCGGCCGTCTGGTCGGGCCGGGCGGCCTGA
- the tuf gene encoding elongation factor Tu, producing MAKTAFVRTKPHLNIGTMGHVDHGKTTLTAAITKVLAERGGASFMPFDRIDRAPEEARRGITINLTHVEYETDTRHYAHVDMPGHADYVKNMVTGAAQLDGAILVVSALDGVMPQTAEHVLLARQVGVDHIVVALNKADAGDPELTDLVELEVRELLTAHGYGGDGAPVVRVSGLGALEGDPRWTGAIEALLDAVDTYVPTPVRYTEAPFLLPVENVLTITGRGTVVTGAVERGSVRLGDRVAVLGGDGEPLDTVVTGLETFGKPMESAEAGDNVALLLRGVPRDGVRRGHVVAAPGSVEPKRRFSAQVYVLSGREGGRTTPVATGYRPQFYIRTADVVGDVDLGLAGVARPGETVTMTVELGRDVPLETGLGFAIREGGRTVGAGTVTAVLG from the coding sequence ATGGCCAAGACGGCCTTCGTGCGGACCAAGCCGCACCTCAACATCGGCACCATGGGTCACGTCGACCACGGCAAGACCACCCTCACCGCCGCCATCACCAAAGTCCTCGCCGAGCGCGGCGGCGCCTCCTTCATGCCCTTCGACCGCATCGACCGGGCCCCCGAGGAGGCCCGCCGCGGCATCACCATCAACCTCACTCACGTGGAGTACGAGACCGACACCCGCCACTACGCCCACGTCGACATGCCCGGCCACGCCGACTACGTCAAGAACATGGTCACGGGGGCCGCGCAGCTCGACGGCGCCATCCTCGTCGTCTCCGCGCTCGACGGGGTCATGCCACAGACCGCCGAGCACGTGCTCCTCGCCCGCCAGGTCGGCGTCGACCACATCGTGGTCGCGCTCAACAAGGCCGACGCCGGGGACCCCGAGCTGACCGACCTGGTCGAGCTGGAGGTCCGCGAACTGCTCACCGCGCACGGCTACGGCGGCGACGGCGCGCCCGTCGTACGGGTCTCCGGGCTCGGGGCGCTGGAGGGCGACCCCCGGTGGACCGGGGCCATCGAGGCCCTGCTGGACGCGGTGGACACGTACGTGCCCACGCCGGTGCGCTACACCGAGGCGCCGTTCCTGCTGCCCGTGGAGAACGTCCTCACCATCACCGGGCGCGGCACGGTCGTGACCGGCGCCGTCGAGCGCGGCAGCGTACGCCTCGGCGACCGCGTCGCCGTCCTGGGCGGGGACGGCGAGCCGCTCGACACGGTCGTCACCGGCCTGGAGACCTTCGGCAAGCCGATGGAGTCCGCCGAGGCCGGCGACAACGTCGCGCTGCTGCTGCGCGGCGTGCCGCGCGACGGCGTGCGCCGAGGGCACGTGGTGGCCGCCCCCGGCAGCGTGGAGCCCAAGCGCCGCTTCAGCGCGCAGGTGTACGTGCTCTCGGGGCGCGAGGGCGGCCGTACGACCCCGGTCGCCACCGGCTACCGGCCGCAGTTCTACATCCGCACCGCCGACGTGGTGGGGGACGTGGACCTGGGGCTCGCGGGCGTCGCCCGGCCCGGCGAGACGGTCACGATGACCGTCGAGCTCGGACGGGACGTCCCGCTGGAGACGGGTCTCGGCTTCGCGATCCGTGAGGGCGGGCGGACCGTCGGCGCCGGGACGGTGACAGCCGTCCTGGGCTGA
- a CDS encoding DNA alkylation repair protein has product MLSNGEGPPGVPRSALADLLLERLTATYAPAADPGRAEAMAAYMKHAAPFLGIPTPLRRELSKAVTENTPRPSEADCAALALRCWRLPEREYHYFAVDYLRRHVGRCTRTLLPVVRHLITTAPWWDTVDLLAAHTVGPLVAADPGLAPVMDEWVGGEDLWLARTALLHQLRYKDATDTARLFAYCRRQAAHPDFFLRKAIGWALREYAKTDPDAVRAFVDAERAVLSPLSVREALKNL; this is encoded by the coding sequence ATGCTGTCGAACGGCGAAGGGCCCCCCGGGGTTCCCCGCAGCGCCCTCGCGGACCTCCTGCTGGAGCGGCTGACCGCGACGTACGCGCCTGCGGCCGATCCCGGGCGGGCCGAGGCCATGGCCGCGTACATGAAGCACGCCGCCCCCTTCCTCGGCATCCCCACACCGCTGCGCCGGGAGCTGTCGAAGGCGGTGACCGAGAACACCCCGCGGCCGTCGGAAGCGGACTGCGCGGCACTCGCCCTGCGCTGCTGGCGGCTTCCCGAGCGGGAGTACCACTACTTCGCGGTGGACTACCTCCGCCGCCACGTCGGCCGCTGCACCCGCACGCTCCTGCCCGTCGTCCGGCACCTGATCACCACCGCCCCCTGGTGGGACACCGTCGACCTGCTCGCCGCGCACACCGTCGGCCCGCTGGTGGCCGCGGACCCCGGCCTCGCCCCGGTGATGGACGAATGGGTCGGCGGCGAGGACCTGTGGCTCGCCCGCACCGCCCTCCTGCACCAGCTCCGCTACAAGGACGCCACCGACACCGCCCGGCTCTTCGCCTACTGCCGCCGCCAGGCCGCCCACCCGGACTTCTTCCTCCGCAAGGCCATCGGCTGGGCCCTGCGCGAGTACGCCAAGACCGACCCCGACGCGGTGCGAGCCTTCGTCGACGCCGAACGCGCGGTGCTGTCCCCGCTGTCCGTGCGCGAAGCACTCAAGAACCTCTGA
- a CDS encoding TVP38/TMEM64 family protein, with translation MPLLLAPWTRLALLVVLLAAAGVCVLVYEPQRILSEGWPPGLPVGAAVLAFAAVYGVCSAAFVPRPLLNLAAGAVFGTQFGLVAAVGGTVLGAGIAFGLGRVMGQEALRPFLRGRLLEAADGQLSRHGFRSMLAVRLFPGVPFVVANYGAAVSRCGWAPFLLATALGVIPNTTAYVIAGASASSPGSPAFLVSLGFIVVSVVAAAVVGWRKRHRLAPGRTAGPAYEPACEPAYRSPPVVSGAPHGP, from the coding sequence ATGCCCCTCCTCCTCGCGCCGTGGACCCGGCTGGCGCTGCTCGTCGTGCTGCTCGCCGCGGCCGGCGTGTGCGTGCTGGTCTACGAACCCCAGCGGATCCTCTCGGAGGGCTGGCCCCCCGGCCTCCCGGTGGGCGCGGCCGTCCTGGCGTTCGCAGCCGTGTACGGCGTGTGCTCGGCGGCGTTCGTGCCGCGCCCCCTGCTGAACCTGGCCGCGGGAGCCGTCTTCGGCACGCAGTTCGGCCTCGTCGCGGCGGTCGGCGGCACCGTGCTGGGCGCCGGCATCGCCTTCGGGCTGGGCCGGGTCATGGGGCAGGAGGCTCTGCGCCCGTTCCTGCGGGGGCGGCTGCTGGAGGCGGCCGACGGCCAGCTCAGCCGGCACGGATTCCGCTCGATGCTCGCGGTACGGCTCTTCCCCGGAGTCCCCTTCGTCGTGGCCAACTACGGCGCGGCGGTGTCCCGCTGCGGATGGGCGCCCTTCCTGCTGGCGACGGCGCTCGGCGTCATCCCGAACACCACGGCGTACGTGATAGCCGGGGCCAGCGCCTCCTCCCCCGGCTCCCCCGCCTTCCTCGTCTCGCTGGGCTTCATCGTGGTCTCCGTGGTCGCCGCCGCGGTCGTCGGATGGCGCAAAAGGCACCGCCTGGCACCCGGTCGGACCGCCGGACCGGCGTACGAACCGGCGTGCGAACCGGCGTACCGGAGTCCGCCTGTGGTCAGCGGGGCCCCTCACGGGCCCTAG
- a CDS encoding undecaprenyl-diphosphate phosphatase, with protein MSWFESLILGLVQGLTEFLPISSSAHLRLTAAFAGWHDPGAAFTAITQIGTEAAVLIYFRKDIARIVSTWFRSLYTKALRSEQDAKMGWLVIVGSLPIGILGLVFKDAIVGPARDLRLTATTLIVMGIVLGVADRLAARDEEGGRHRAVRERKTLQQLGVKDGLIFGLCQAMALIPGVSRSGATISGGLLLGFTREAAARYSFLLAIPAVLASGAFEIKDVIEEPGHISWGPTVFATLIAFFVGYAVIAWFMKFITTKSFMPFVVYRVVLGVVLFVLIGTDVLSPHAGESGG; from the coding sequence ATGAGCTGGTTCGAATCCCTAATCCTCGGTCTCGTCCAGGGGCTTACGGAGTTCCTCCCGATCTCCTCCAGCGCCCACCTACGGCTGACCGCGGCATTCGCCGGCTGGCACGACCCAGGAGCGGCCTTCACCGCCATCACGCAGATCGGCACCGAGGCCGCCGTTCTGATCTACTTCCGCAAGGACATCGCGCGGATCGTCTCCACCTGGTTCCGCTCCCTGTACACCAAGGCCCTGCGCTCCGAACAGGACGCCAAGATGGGCTGGCTGGTGATCGTCGGCTCGCTCCCGATCGGCATCCTCGGCCTCGTGTTCAAGGACGCGATCGTCGGCCCGGCCCGCGACCTGCGGCTGACGGCCACCACCCTCATCGTGATGGGCATCGTGCTGGGCGTCGCCGACCGGCTGGCCGCCCGCGACGAGGAGGGCGGCCGGCACCGGGCGGTCCGGGAGCGCAAGACGCTCCAGCAGCTGGGCGTCAAGGACGGGCTGATCTTCGGCCTCTGCCAGGCGATGGCCCTGATCCCGGGTGTCTCGCGCTCCGGCGCGACGATCTCCGGCGGCCTGCTGCTGGGCTTCACCCGCGAGGCGGCCGCCCGGTACTCCTTCCTCCTGGCCATCCCGGCCGTGCTGGCCTCGGGCGCTTTCGAGATCAAGGACGTGATCGAGGAGCCGGGCCACATCTCCTGGGGCCCGACGGTCTTCGCGACGCTCATCGCCTTCTTCGTCGGCTACGCCGTGATCGCGTGGTTCATGAAGTTCATCACCACGAAGTCCTTCATGCCGTTCGTGGTCTACCGCGTCGTGCTGGGCGTCGTGCTGTTCGTGCTGATCGGTACGGACGTGCTGAGCCCGCACGCCGGTGAGTCCGGCGGCTGA
- a CDS encoding Uma2 family endonuclease, whose protein sequence is MIPPRISGWEADDLDGLAQAPRHTELIDGALIFMMSPQRSWHARLVENLTFALRQAAPVGFDAEREMTVRLDKKSRPEPDILITTAPYDPDRTWYAPEDVALVIEVVSEESADRDRSLKPFKYAQARIPHFWRVEDEAGAPTVHTYELDVMTSSYVATGIHRNRLKVSVPIPLDIDLDSLVP, encoded by the coding sequence ATGATCCCGCCCAGGATCAGCGGCTGGGAAGCCGATGACCTCGACGGCCTCGCCCAGGCACCGCGGCACACCGAACTCATCGACGGAGCCCTGATCTTCATGATGTCGCCGCAGCGGTCCTGGCACGCCCGGCTGGTGGAGAACCTGACCTTCGCCCTGCGCCAGGCCGCCCCCGTCGGATTCGACGCCGAGCGTGAGATGACCGTCCGGCTCGACAAGAAGAGCCGCCCCGAGCCCGACATCCTGATCACGACCGCCCCGTACGACCCCGACCGGACTTGGTACGCGCCCGAGGACGTCGCCCTGGTCATCGAGGTCGTCTCGGAGGAGTCGGCGGACCGCGACCGCTCCCTGAAGCCCTTCAAGTACGCACAGGCCAGGATCCCCCACTTCTGGCGCGTCGAGGACGAGGCCGGCGCCCCCACCGTCCACACCTACGAACTCGACGTCATGACCAGCAGCTACGTGGCCACCGGCATCCACCGCAACCGGTTGAAGGTCTCCGTCCCCATCCCCCTCGACATCGACCTCGACAGCCTCGTGCCCTGA